In Deltaproteobacteria bacterium, the sequence CGAGCTGGCCGCCATCGCCGTCACCGCGCCGCACCCCTTCGGCGTGCGCGACATGCTGGCGATGGATCGCCTCGGCGACCCGGTGCTCGACGGCAAGGGCAACGTCATCTTCGTGCTGCGACAGACCGATCTCGCGGGCAACCGCGGGCGCACCGACCTGTGGAAGGTCGCCATCGCCGGCGGCGCACCCACGCGGCTGACGACGCACCCCGAGTCCGACGACAGCCCCCGCGTCGCGCCCGACGGCACCATCTACTTCTCGTCCGGACGCGGCGGTCAGCCGGGGGTGTGGAAGCTGCCGCCCGGCACCACCGATGCGGTGAAGGTCACCGACCTGCCGCTGCCGATCGCCGCGCTCGCGCTGTCGCCGGCCGGCGATCAGCTGGCGTTCTCGATGGAGGTGTTCGTCGATTGCGAGGACCTCGCGTGCACCAAGGCGCGGCTCGACGCTGCGGCCGCGCAGAAGGCCAGCGGCGTGCTGTACGACCACATGTTCGTGCGGCACTGGGACAGCTGGGCCGACGGTCGCCGCAACCACCTCTTCGTGATGCCCGTCGCCGGCGGCACACCGATCGACGTGACCAAGGGCCTCGACGCCGACGTGCCCAGCAAGCCCTTCGGCGGTGCCGAGGAGTTCACGTTCTCCCCCGACGGCCGCACGATCGTGTTCGGCGCCCGCGACCGCGTGGCGGACGAGCCGTGGTCGACCAACTTCGATCTCTTCGCGGTCGCGAGCGACGGCAACGGTGAGCGCAAGAAGCTCACCGCCGGGAACCCCGCGTGGGACAGCCACCCGCGCTTCTCGCCGGATGGGCAGACGCTCTACTACAAGGCGATGAAGCGGCCCGGCTACGAGGCCGACCGCTTCCACCTGGTCGCGATGTCGTGGCCCGACGGCACGCCCCGCGCCGTCACCGACGCGTGGGATCGATCGATCGACGAGCTGAGCATCGACCCCGACGGCAACACCGCGTGGGTCACCGCCGACGAGCTCGGCCGCAAGAAGGTCTTCGCGGTCGACCTCGCGACCGGCACGGTGACACCGCGCAGCGAGAACGGCTCGGTGGCGTCGGTGCTGGCCGACGCGACCCAGCTGGTGTTCCTGCGCGACGACCTGCGCGCACCCGCCGAGCTGTTCCGCCTGGCCAAGGGCGGCGGCGAGCCGACCGCGATCACGACCATCAACACCACCAAGGTCGCCGCCGCGCAGATGGGCAAGGCCGAGCCGTTCGAGTTCGTCGGTGCCGGCGGTGACACCGTACACGGCTGGGTGGTCGAGCCGGTCGGACTCGACGCCGCCAAGACCTACCCGGTCGCGCTGCTGATCCACGGCGGTCCCCAGGGCAGCTTCGGCGATCACTTCCACTACCGCTGGAACCCGCAGGCCTACGCGGGCGCGGGCTTCGGTGCGGTGATGATCGACTTCCACGGCTCGACCGGCTACGGCCAGGCCTTCACCGACGCGATCAACGACGACTGGGGCGGCAAGCCGCTCACCGACCTCGACAAGGGCCTCGAGGCCGCGCTCGCCAAGTACCCCTGGCTCGACGGCACCCGCGTGTGCGCGCTCGGGGCCTCGTACGGCGGCTACATGATCAACTGGATCGCCGGCAAGCTGCCCGATCGCTTCCGCTGCCTGGTCAACCATGACGGGCTGTTCGACATGCGCTCGATGTACTACGCGACCGAGGAACTGTGGTTCCCCGAGTGGGAGCACCGCGGCCCGCAGTACCTCGTGCCCAAGCGCTACGAGCTGTGGAACCCGGTCAACCTGGTCGCGCGGTGGAAGACGCCGATGCTGGTCATCCACGGCGCGCTCGACTTCCGCGTGCCCGAGGCCCAGGGACTCTCGACCTTCACGGCGCTGCAGCGCCGCGGCATCGAGAGCCGCTACCTGCGGTTCCCCGAGGAGAACCACTGGGTGCTGCGACCGGCCAACAGCATCCAGTGGCACGACACCGTGCTGGCGTGGCTGGCCGATCACACCGCCGCGGGCACGAAGTGACGCGCGACGACAGCCTCGTCGTCGCGGGCGTCGATCCGGGCACCTGCGCCGAGGGGCCACACCGACGCTTCGCGCTGTGGCTGCAGGGCTGCACGCTGGCGTGTCCGGGCTGCTGCAACCCGGAGTTGTTCGACGCCGACGCGGGGCGACGGCGCAACGTGTCGGAGCTGCTCACCGAGATCACCGCGGCGCCCGGCGGTGTCGAAGGCGTGACCGTGGTCGGTGGCGAGCCGCTGCAGCAGCTGCCCGCGCTCACGCGACTGCTGGCCGGCGTGGCGGCGAGCGGGCTCGGCGTGCTGGTGTTCACCGGCTACGAGCCCGACGAGGCCCGTGCGCTACCCGGCTTCGACGCGCTGTGGCAGTGCTGCGACACGCTGGTCGCCGGGCGCTTCGACGCGCGTCGCCGCGACGGCGCGCCGGCGTTCGTGGGCTCGCGCAATCAGACGCTGCTGCATCGCACCACGCGCTACGCCGCCGACGCGCTGTGGCAGGGCCCGCCGATGGCCGAGCTGGTGGTCGAGCCCGACGGCCGGGTTCGCCTCGTCGGTGCGCCGTCGACCGGTCTCGCGCTCGCGCGTGCGCTCGCAGGCCCGCGCGCCCTGCGGCTTGCGGACGCGTGAGCGACTGCGCGATGCTCCGCGGCACCCATGGCGAAGGCGAGGCCCACCGCAAAGACCAAGGCGACCGCGAAGGCGAAGCCCAAGGCGAAGCCCACGCCCGTGTCCAAGGCGAAGCCCGCCGCGAAGCCCAAGGCCGCGTCCAAGGCGAAGCCCGCCGCGAAGCCCACGGCCGCGTCCAAGGCGAAGCCCGCCGCGAAGCCCACGCTGCCGCCGCCTGCGACCGGTGAGGGCGAGTCGCCTCGGCACTGGCTGATGAAGTCGGAACCCGATGCGTTCTCGATCGATCAGCTGGCCGCGATGGGTCGCTCGCCGTGGGACGGCGTGCGCAACTTCATGGCCCGCAATCACATGGACACCATGAAGCTCGGCGACCGGGTGCTGTTCTATCACTCGAGCTGCAACCCGCCCGGCGTGGTCGGCATCGCCGCGGTGAGCCGCGAGAGCCACCCCGACCCGACCGCGTTCGACCCCGCCAGCAAGTACTACGACCCGGG encodes:
- a CDS encoding S9 family peptidase, giving the protein MLAMDRLGDPVLDGKGNVIFVLRQTDLAGNRGRTDLWKVAIAGGAPTRLTTHPESDDSPRVAPDGTIYFSSGRGGQPGVWKLPPGTTDAVKVTDLPLPIAALALSPAGDQLAFSMEVFVDCEDLACTKARLDAAAAQKASGVLYDHMFVRHWDSWADGRRNHLFVMPVAGGTPIDVTKGLDADVPSKPFGGAEEFTFSPDGRTIVFGARDRVADEPWSTNFDLFAVASDGNGERKKLTAGNPAWDSHPRFSPDGQTLYYKAMKRPGYEADRFHLVAMSWPDGTPRAVTDAWDRSIDELSIDPDGNTAWVTADELGRKKVFAVDLATGTVTPRSENGSVASVLADATQLVFLRDDLRAPAELFRLAKGGGEPTAITTINTTKVAAAQMGKAEPFEFVGAGGDTVHGWVVEPVGLDAAKTYPVALLIHGGPQGSFGDHFHYRWNPQAYAGAGFGAVMIDFHGSTGYGQAFTDAINDDWGGKPLTDLDKGLEAALAKYPWLDGTRVCALGASYGGYMINWIAGKLPDRFRCLVNHDGLFDMRSMYYATEELWFPEWEHRGPQYLVPKRYELWNPVNLVARWKTPMLVIHGALDFRVPEAQGLSTFTALQRRGIESRYLRFPEENHWVLRPANSIQWHDTVLAWLADHTAAGTK
- a CDS encoding 4Fe-4S cluster-binding domain-containing protein encodes the protein MTRDDSLVVAGVDPGTCAEGPHRRFALWLQGCTLACPGCCNPELFDADAGRRRNVSELLTEITAAPGGVEGVTVVGGEPLQQLPALTRLLAGVAASGLGVLVFTGYEPDEARALPGFDALWQCCDTLVAGRFDARRRDGAPAFVGSRNQTLLHRTTRYAADALWQGPPMAELVVEPDGRVRLVGAPSTGLALARALAGPRALRLADA
- a CDS encoding EVE domain-containing protein yields the protein MKSEPDAFSIDQLAAMGRSPWDGVRNFMARNHMDTMKLGDRVLFYHSSCNPPGVVGIAAVSRESHPDPTAFDPASKYYDPGSSRDQPRWRMVEVAFVAKLPQMVTLETIRDTPELSDMVLVRAGRLSVQPITRAHFERIVAMGGGSSDARELTRS